In Calothrix sp. PCC 6303, the sequence GTGTTTAAAATTTGAGTTATGCTCCATAGAAAAGGTCTAAACATCTCTTTTATGATGTTGCTCAATTAAGTTTTACTAAAACCAAACTTACAGCCTAAAAATATGAGAATTGTGGAGATTGGTCATGAAGGAGTTGGTAAAACAACATTCATGGCATCTATGTACGGTACTTTACAAAAAAGTATTGAAGGATTCAGTTTGCGAGCAAGTCACGTAAACGATCACAATAGGCTAATAAAACTTTCAACAGATATTAAACAGAAAAAGTATCCAACCCCAACCGATCAAAGGCAAGAGTATAAATTTTACTTACAGTATCAAAATAAAGATATTTTCCCTTTTACATGGGCTGACTACAGGGGGGGAGCTATTCGAGAAACTCAAGATAGCGAACAAGCTACATTGTTACAGAAAGATTTACAGCAGGCAGATGGTATTCTAATTTTTTGTGATTGTCAGGCTCTTGTACAAAGAGATAGCCGAAAAAACCAGATTGGTAGAATGACGGCACTGATTACAAATGCGTTAAAAAATATAGAACGCCCGATTGGACTTGCGGTTGTTTTGACTAAAGCAGATTTAGTTAATGAACTAAATGAAGATGACTTCAAAATCTTTGAAGGATTGTCGAAAGCTATAAAAGCCAGTACCTACATTGCAAGCATGATGATTCCTGTTGCATGTGGTCCAGAACCGATAAATGTTGAATTACCTTTACTGTTTGTGCTTTACATAGGGGTTTTTATCCAAGCAAATTATCTTACTAAAGAAATCAATGAACATAAGCAGATGGCAGAATACTATGAAAAACAAACTTATGGTTTTGGTGGTTTTGTACAGGAGTTATGGGATATTTTCCAAGGTAATACAACTTACAGAGAAATGTCTCAAGAGAGTCTAGAAAAAGCAACTACAAAGTACAAAGAATTAGAACCTTTGATTGAACCTGTGGAAGCATTGAAGAAGTATCTCTCTATTAGCGAGTAAGAAGACAAGGTGAAAAACAACTGGGAGGGGATTAACAAATGTCTCGTTGGGCAGCTATTGTTTACGGTCGAACTTATGAAGTTGATTTTCGCTTCCTGGCTCTTCCTCATGACTTTAATGGGGCAGAACAAAACTGGGCAATGATGCATATCCAAACGATGACTCGTCTGCCAGAAGACTTACCAGGTAAGCCAAGATGGGCTGTTTTCACGAATGATAAGCTTTGTGTCATTGGAGTCGCCTGCATGGCGCGTGAGCTTGGTGGTCAAGCCAATACAAACAATGAAGATATAACGCGAGACCAAAGAAAACGTCCACTTTATACCTTTGTGGGGTATGCCACGAGACTCAACGACCAAGATGTAGTTGAAATACCTAACTATTTGGGTCAAGATTTAAGCCTTTTTAGCCTTCCTTACCATCAGTATGTATACCCAAATTGGCGAGTTAAATCTTATGATGAAAGAAGCAGTGTTGCCATTGCTACAACGTACCAGCCTTTATCGTACCCAACTATTGTAATTCCTGCTGACTTAGAGAAAAGGGATTTTAGTTTGAATCTAGCAGAAGATGATGCAATTTACCTATGGCGTGATGATGACGAAAAACGGCATTATTTATGGGCTTCTGCTGCAAAGCAAATTAGTGAAGTTAATAATAATGTCTCTCTGTGTTTAGGTCTAATGCGGAGTAGTGCTACCAATGGTGCTTTCCTTAACGTCACGATTGCTGATGTAGCCCACAAGGAAAAGATAATTAGAGTACTGGAAAGCACCTCTGCTCCTTCGGTAGATTCCACTTCGGTTGCAGTTTTAAGTCAACCCACGCCGAAGTTACGAAACGTTGGTGATGTAAGAGACAAAACAAGTTTAATATTGCAGCAAGTGAGTGCTTTGTTAATTGGAGCGATTACTGGCTTCTTGGTGGCTAGACTACTTAAGTTGGGAGCCGCAAAAGTTGTAATCTATACTTTTGTTGGAGGAATCGTTACTTGGATTCTACTGCTTATTGCACTGGGGGTTAATCTTCTGATTAAAAGAACTTCTTCTCAGAAACTGAAAAATAATGAATCAAGTGTTTTGTCCAAGCAGGATAGAATGTTTGGTTTTAGAGACAAAACTGAGCAGGATGAGACAAAAGATGATGATTTTATGGGATGGAGATAAAGATAAGTATGCGAATCATCATGCTCGGTCACACAGGAGTTGGCAAAACTACTTATATGGCATCGCTCTACGGGAGTATGCAACAAAGTATAGAAGGATTTAGATTGAAAGCATCTGAACTTGAAGACCATAGGCGATGGGTAGACGTTGCCGAACAAATTCAGCAGGGTAAATATCCAGCACTAACAGACCAGAGACAAGAATATAATTTCTATTTGCGTTACCAAGGCAAGAATATTTTGAATTTTGCTTGGGCTGACTACCGGGGTGGAGCAATTCGGGAAACTAAAGAAAGTGAGCAAGCAAAAGCTTTGCTTCAAGACTTGAAAACAGCAGACGGCATTATGCTGTTTTGCGATTGTAATGCTCTTGCCCAAGGCGATTCCCGCAGCAATCAAATCGGTAGGATGACAACACTTGTTAGTCAAGCATTACGAGAATTAGATCGTCCAATGTGTTTGGCTATTGTCCTCACTAAGACTGACTTGGTAGGAGATTTTCAGGTGGACTTACTGCAAAGTTTTAATGGTTTGATTTCAGCCATCAACGCCAGTGACTTTGTATTGGGTGCTTTGCTTCCCATAGCCTGCGGGAACCAGCTATGTAATGTACCCATGCCTTTGCTGTTCGTTCTTCACGCCACTGTTGCATTTCAAGCAGCAACGATCTATGCAGGGGTTGAGTCTCATGCAGAACGTGCCAAATCCTATGAAGCACAAAGCCGAGGGTTTGTAGGAGTAGCAGATTGGGTTATTTCCAAAATCAGTAACCAAGAAACTTATCGAGAAATGGTGGCTAAGGAGAAGAGAAAAGTTGTAGAGAAGCAGCGGGAATTTGAGAAAATTATCGAACCAGCAATGTCTTTATACAACTATGTCCAAAAATTACCCTTAATAAAACCTGACTTTGATTTATATGATTATGCAAGACTGCTCTCAGAAATTCAAGGTGGGGTTATCGAAAATTCTGTGAGCAATTCGGATATTTGGATTATTTAAATTTCTTAATTCTCAACTAATAGTTCATTTATAAAGCAAATCTTCAGCTTATCTGAATCTGTGAAATTGGATTTATTTTTTTAATTCCATACAAAAAAAATTTAGAGTTTACGTTTTTCTTGAAAAATCAACTCTAATAGTCGCACTAATGATTAACAAAGGAGATATTTATGGTAGCTGAGGCTAAGATTACGATGTTAGGTCTTGAGGGATCAGGAAAAACCTGCTATATGCTAGGACTATATGCGACTATGCAGATGGGCTTACAAGGATTCACCTTAACAGCCACTGACATGGACGAAGACTTGAGATTAACTAGTTTATGGGAGAGAATGGTTGACGAAGAAGGAGAAAATCGGTGGCCCTTTCCAACAGGCGTAGAGTCCCATCAATACGAGTTTGACTTCAGCTATGGTATGAGACCACTGATTAAATTCGATTGGTTAGATTACCGAGGCGGAGATATGAAGGGTTTCTCCACACAAGAAGGTGTTCAGATACTAACGAAGCGACTTTTAGAATCAAGTTGCGTGTTTTTATGTATTTCTGGGGAGTACTTAAAGCAAGAAGTAAGCAGTGACATGGAACTAATGTCTCTTGCTAAGAAAACGGGTGTTGACAGAATGAATAAATTCCTGATGGATATATCAAAAAATCTTAAGGAATGCCAAAGACCTTTTCCCATTGTGATTGTAATTACTAAGTTCGACCAATGTTACGAACGGGCAAAAGATAAGGTATCAAAGGAAAAGTTATTTGATGACATTAAAAAAATGTTTAATGCGTTATTCTTGCCAAATAAAGATTGGCTAGTGATGCTCTGTCCAGTAACTTTAGGTAAAGGGCTGGAAAATGATGGTGTTACTGGAGAGATACAGCCTAAAAACTTACATTTACCTCTGTTGTTTGCATTGTATGCAAAGTTTCGTGAATATGCAATGACTGAACAAGCTAGAGTTAATGAAACACAAATCAGATTAGATATATTAAGAAGTGGAAACTGGTTTCAAAGATTTTTTACTGGCGACGACCAACGTGTAGCTGAGTCGTCTTTAGAAAATTATCAAAATCATCTGCAAGAGATTCAGCAAAGAATGGCTTTATTAGCTCAAGAATTAACAAACGCGCAAATATTCCTTGGCGGAAAGGAGCAACAAGTTGATGTTTGAAGAAACTTCCGATATTGTTCTCGATACACAAACTCCTGTATCAAAATGGGCACCCATTGTATATGGGCGAACTTATGCAGTAGATTTTCGCTTTCTTGTTATTCCTGATAATTTTGATGACAATCTCAAAGATTTATTATGGCAGTATATTAAAGTAACAACCCGTGAAGCAGAAAACCTCTCAGGAAACCCACGTTGGATATTTATAAGGGGTAAAAAACGCTGTGTGGTTGGCGTGACTTGTATGGTCAGGGATTTAATAGGTTTCCAAGCAGACAATACTCCAGAAGATTTAACAAGAGATAAACTTGGGCGACCTTTGTATACCTTTGTGGGTTATGTTTCACAAGACCCCATGATTACTGCTGTCCCAGCTATGAATTTGGAGCTTTTCGCCGAGCCTTACAAAGAATTTGTCCCAAAGAAATGGCAAGAAATTTATGCTGACCTTGGCAGCAATCAAGCGGCTACACAGGAACTGAAATCACAGTATGAAAGAGAATTTAATCTAGAAGAAGTCGCAACTGAAGATTTAGAAGCAAAAAAAATTTCAATTGAGAATTTGTTAACAAGTGGTCAAAATTCTATAATATTTTGGAATATTTCTAATACCAGAAATATATGGTTTACTGCCTCAACAAACAGGGAACCTTTATCAATTTGTTTTGGAAATTTCAACAAGCGGGATTTAATTAATTCTGTGTATATGAATGCTGCAATTGATGAAAAAGAAGGTAGAGAAGAAGTTGAGAAGGTAAAGAAAGTTTCAAAAACGCAATTGAATTCTCAATTTGAGAATTCAACGTACACACAATCGCCTTCTCAGCGTTTTAATGAACAAGTTCACTCATCCAGTCAATCTGATGAGCAATGGGACAGTGAATATCTAGGGATAGAAGATGATATTTATCAAACTGATAAAGAAGAAATGTCTTTTATTGTAAGTATTTCTAAGCCAGGTTATGAATTTACTAGAAAAGCACTTGGAGAGGGGATAGCAAATGGATTATCTTTCATTAACCGTAATACTGTTGGAAAGATAGCTGAAATTAGATATGGAAAAGAAAATGTTAATAAAATGCATGAGCAGATAATAGGTGTAGATGAATTAGTGACAGAACTAAAAAAAACAATAGAGAAACTAGAAAAACTACAAAAACAGAGAGAAACATTAATAGCAGAAAACCGAGAAGCTGAATTGCATAAATTAAATGAGTCTATTGAGTCTCTCAAAAAACAGAAAAAAGACTTAAAACAAGAGCTTGATGACATTGAAGAAAATTCACGTTCTCGAAGAACTAACCAATCAATTCAGCCACGGCAAACTGAAAAGAGAGCAAAAACAAACCCCAATTTAGGTTTTCAGGACAAAGAAATTATGGAAAACAAACAAATTGATAGCGATACTAATGCTAAAAAATCGTCGCAATCAAAAGATATTTGGGAATTGTAAACTAATAATTTTATTAGTTTCTTTTATTTCACTGGTTACAAATCCCATACATCATCTTTACCTGGCTTTGAACTTGATAGCCTTTGGCGAAGGCGCTCTCGGTCTTCATTAGCTTTGTCAAGTTCTGCTTGTACCTCTTGTAACTGTCCTTGTAGTTGATTACGTTCTTGTTCAACGTTGATCAATTTTACCTCAGCTTGAGAAAGTTCTGCTTTCAGTTGAATTTGTAAGCGATTCGCCTGATGTTGTAACTCCGATTTTTCATTTTCTAATTTTTTAATATTGTCTAGAAGATTATTTTGTTGTTGTTTTAAAGATTCTAAATTAGATTGAAACTGCGATCGCTCTTGTTCGTATGTGGCTATTCTCTGCAAGAGACATTCATTTTCTTGTGTGATTTGTGCAACCTGACTTTGTAAATGCGATCGCTCTTGCTCAATTTTTATTTTCTCCTTACTGATAGTTTCTGCTTGTGATTGGAATTGCGATTTTTCCTGTTCAAGGGATAATACTTTTGTACTTAAATCCCTTTTATCATTATTTAAGATATTAATTTGTGATTCCAGGTGTGATTTCTCTTGTGCAAATTGTGATTGGAGTTGTTGTAAAGATTTCTCTAATCTTATCTTTTCGTTTTGCAATTCTACAATTTCTGCCTGCGAAAGAGAAGGTAAATGGTGTAGTTTAATCCATATTTCTCGTGCCCAATTTAACTTTGTCTTCTCTTTAGATATATACTCATCAGGTATCTGACCCGCAAATGTCAACGGATAGGGCGTTAAATCCCAGCTACAAATTGGGCAAATTACTTCACCTTGTGTGTATTCAGAATTGCAAACAGGACAATTGTTCATAATTTAGTTCAAACTAGGAATATCACTAATTGCAAAAGTCAGCATTGCTTCTCCAGTTAAATGCTCGCGTGATATTCTATTCTTCCACTGCCGAACCATTCTTTCGTAAAAATTTCGCACTTCTCGCCCATTACCGAATTTTCTGTTTCGAGTAGCATACATTCTATTAAAAGTCTCTCTCAACTTATTAGCTACGTTGTCCGGGCACTTGATTTTATTCTGAGTGCATAGTTCCATGAAAATTCTAAAAAGCTCTGTGCCGTTATAGTCGGGAAATTCAATCTGGTCATTAATTCGTGAGGAAATTCCAGAATTAGCGTTGAGAAAATTCTCCATTTCCAGGGAATAGCCTGCGAGAATCACTACCAAACGATGGCGCTGATTTTCCATCATCGGCACTAAGGTATCAATCGCTTCTAGACCAAAACTCGATTCAGCTAAGGAATATGCTTCATCAATAAACAAAACACCATCTAGAGCAGATTCAATAACTTTTTTGATTTTGGGTGCGGTTTGTCCAACATATTCTGCTACAAGATCGCTATATCCCACTTCCACAAAATGCCCTTTCTTCAGTAACCCCAAAGCTTTAAATATTTCGCCAACTATCCGAGCCACAGTTGTTTTACCTGTACCCGGATTGCCGAGAAACAACAAATGTCTGGTTTCTAAAGTACTAAATGAATCATAGCCTTCTGCTTTCAGGCGTTGGTTAGCTCTTTCGGTATTAATTAACTCATTGACTCTCTGCTTTACATTTAGCAACCCAATCATGTTATCCAGTTTTTGCCGGAGTTGCTGTAGATTATCTTTGTCTTTGACTCCTTGTTGGCTAATTTCTCGCTCCTTGGCTGGCAAATCATCTAACTGAAGGGGTTCGTGTAAGAAGTCTAAATTATTCTGGGCGATACGTTGCGCTCGTAGCTCATCCATTGATTGAAAAAGGTTCTGCACAAGTCCTGCGTTGCCAAACTTGTCATCTCGTTCCTCATAAAGTCGGGTAAACAAATTTATAAGCGCTGTTTCTAGCTGAGGCGCAATTACTCCTTGTATCTGAGAGATTTGCTGATGAAATATTTCCATCAGTTCTTCTGGTTTATAGTCCTCAAACAAGACTTCTTTACGAAAACGCCGCTCTAGTCCAGGGTTCGAGTTGATAAACTCACTTATTCTGTCAGGATAACCTGCAATAATGACGGCTAAGCGATGCTTGTCATCTTCCATTCGCTTGAGTAATGTGTTGATGGTTTCTAAACCAAAACTGTCATTCGGTCCTTGGTTGAGGTTATAGGCTTCGTCGATGAAGAGAACCCCATCTACAGCACTGTCGATAACACTATCTGTTTTCATCGCAGTTTGTCCTAGATACCCAGCCACCAAATCTTGACGTGCAACCTCAACAACGTGTCCCCGCCGCAGTAATCCTAAATCTCGATAAATTTCGCCAATGAGTCTAGCAACTGTAGTTTTACCCGTTCCAGGATTACCTTTAAAGACCAGGTGCAAACGAGGAGGTTCTGTAAACAGTCCTTGCTGCTGACGTATATTCTCGACTTTCAATACCTCCGCTCTTTGTTTAACCACTTCTTTTACCGACTGTAACCCTATCATTTTTTGGAGACGCTCCAAACCAGGTTTGGAAGAGACATTGCCTGAAAGCCACTTCTGTTTTCTCGCTTCTGCAAGAGAAATTTCCTTAGCTATAGCGAAGCAATCATACCAGTAATTCAACTGGCGATTTTCTGCGGCAATCCATCGGGATAAAAGTTGAATTGTTCCCCAGTCAACAGGTTTTTCTTTATCGAGTCGAAAATAGTGAATTAAATACTCAATCTCATCTGCTATGGGCGCACCCAAACGGCAAATATTCAATGATTGTCCTGCTTGTTCTCGATTCAGCAGTAAGTTCTCAAGATATGTAAAACGATGGCGACGGCAAAATTCTTCAAGACCGTTCCGATTTTCATAATGAAATATAAAGATACAACGATTGCGATTATTAGCTGGTAAACGTGACCATTCAATAATGCGTCCAAATAATTCTTGTTGGTTAGCGAAGTTGGCTAAACCTTCAGCATAAGAAAACACAATCGCCGACAGTTGCTCCATTTCTACCATCGCCGTATGAAAATATGGAATAACCGTAATATCCCTCATCAGCGAAGGGGCTTGAGGAGGAGATGCGACAGAAACAGCAGGCGTAGGAGCAACAGGCTCAGACCTATTTGGCAATAGTCTTTTTTTGCGCCCCAAAGGTCCTGGTTTTACCATCATTTCACTGTTTTTCGGTGGTAATGGATTTGTAGAAGCGCGACGAGGTAAGCAGCGATCGCGAGACTCCCGATCTAGAAAATAAAGTTTGCGATGCCCATCAAAGAAGAGGATACGCTGATATCCCTGGGATTTTAAGTATCGATGTAACACCCATTCAATATCACGCAGCAGCAACTCTGGCGTGCAAAATTGGTCGCTCGTGTTTGCGCCGTAAAGAATGATGAAGCGATCGCCTGCTTCTAAATTCAACCCTGCCGTAACTCTTTCGACAGTCATACCTGTAATATTTCCGTTATTTTTGTGAAGTCTTATTTACTTGTTCAGTTTTTTTGACCTGTTGTTGTAATGCATCCTCAAATAAAGTCTCGATATCGTCTCTTGGTTGCTCTACACATTCTGTAGAACCTTGAGTTTCTATACCCTGAGATTCAAGAGCATCAAAAATTGCCTCAGCATTCTCTTTTTGTGCATTTTCATCCCGCAAGATTCTACCAAATGAATTAATAGAAACCAAATTTTTACCAAACTCCTTATCAGGGCTAACTATCGTGACTACCTCACCTCCGTTGGCATCTTTCAACTTTAATACATAAGCCTTGCGCTGATCATCCTCTTCATAGATGGAATCTGCGTTCGGGTCAATTAAAACATATCCCATGCGAGCCAAAACATGTGCCACCTTGTCGGCAATTTCTGCTCTTAACTGCGAACTCAAAATCTCTCGCTGCGCCTGTTCTACAATCTCTTCTAGGCAAGGCTGTAGCTCTTCAATCTGCTGAACAATTTCCCGGATTTGCTCCGTCGTTAAAGACGACTCACTTTTTTGAAGACTGGTTTCAATTTCTTGGAGTTCTTGCTCATATTTTTTGAGGCTACCATTTGTCCAATAATCTACCTCTAGGCGAAATTTTTGCGATTCATCGCCCTGCCCAATTTCAATTTCATATTCACGATTGGCTTGCACTTCCGCAATTAGGCTTTTTAAATCTTCCAAAGCGGAATTATATAGGAGTTCCCACTCTTGCTGCTTTAACTCTAGCTCCAAACGCAAGTCAGCAAGTTTAAAGTAGGTTTGTTGACTAGTGGCAATCGCTGCTTCTAGTACACCATTTTGAATATTGTCACGAGCAAGATTTATCTCTCGTTTGAGGTCATTTAACTTACCAGGAGCAAAGCGTTGGTGCTGGTAGTTACAGTCTATCTGCTCCCAAATCGTCTGCACATCATCCAAAATATTTTGTGCTAGTGTAGCCTTATCCTGCTTTTCTTGCTCCAGTTGTTGCTGTAATTGTTCGCGTGCCTGACGCTCTTCATCTATCAGTTCTGTAAACTTCTGGTCAAGATGCTGATTTAGTGCCAGATACTCCTGCCTTTGTTCTGCTGTAATTTGGAGAAATAGACTGCGCTGCTCAGCAAAACCCTCACGCATCGCGTCTTCAAGGCGTTTTACCTCAACTTCGAGTGCTTGTTGCTGCTTACTCTCAGAATCACGAATTACTTTTTGGAATTCTTTACGTTGTTGCTGCAACCGTTGATGAGTTTGCAACTCTAGGATTGCCAAATTACTTTTGAGCTTCTTCGCTTCCTGTTCCTGTTGCAGTGCCCGATGCTCCATAGGCGCGAGACGTTGCTGCAACTCTCGATTTGCTTCTTCTCGAATGGCATTAAGACGTTCTGGAAGGTCTTGATTTAAAGAGCGCAGCCTACTGTCTTGTTTACGCAATCTACGCAGTTCCTGCTCTTCAACATTCACATAGCGACGCTTTTCTCCACTCATAGGAATCTCCAGTGTATTTTTAGACAAGTAATTAATTATGTTTACTTATAAAGTTTATATTGTTTTTAGCGATCACATATTCTCACAAAATCACGTTGCGCCTTTCTAATAACTGATGGAAAACTATAGAATAGGACTAGATATAACCAGTAATACCATCATGCCAAGAGAAAGCAAAGTCAAAAAAGTTTCCCCTAACGAAGAGTCCGCCTTTTCTGAGTCAGAAGTAATAAACGCTGAGGTAGTTCCCGAAGAAGAAGAATCAGTAACACTTTCTAAAGGAGAATGGTAGGACTTAGAACGTTTAGAAAGTCAGATAAGAAGTGCTGTTTTAGAGGCAGCAAAAGCCCTTTGGGAGGTCAACACACGTCGTTTATACCGAGAGCGATACCCTACGTTTGAGGGTAAAGATTTTGTGTTGAGTCAATATTGACTCAATTGATGTTTCTGATTGCTATTTATTTTTTACTTATAAGCACCCTCTAAGATTTTCAATTGTTTCCTCGAAAGCTCTTTGAAAATTATGCGGTGGTATGCCAATCATTAAAGCCGCCTCATTGCGTAAATGAATCTCTACATTACGTTCACGCTCAAGAAATAAATTGGCTTGCGACAAATATCTAGAGGTCAAAAAATGAACTACCTGGTTTGAAGAGCCACGCCAACCCTTGTTGTCGTTAAGCTCTGATACATATTGCCCATCTATCAACACATCAATCATATTGAGGACTTGTTCAATATTGCGATCGCATTTTGACCGAAGTTGCTCTAAAGTAAAACCTGTAAAACAAATAATGGATATATCTTGTTCTTGTCTGAGGAAAGTGAATAGCTCAAAGAGAGCCTCTGCTTGAAGCATTGGTTCACCTCCTGAAACTGTTATACCCTCTGTATTAGGCGTAGAAAGCACCATATTTGCTAAAAGTTTTGGCTCCATCAAATTCCCTGTAATCATGGGTATCCAATCCGGAGAAATGCAGTTCTGGCAGTTAAAACAGCAGCCTTGAACCCAGATAGCAAAACGTTGTCCAGGACCAAGGGTTTGTGTAGCAGTACAAATTTCTGCAATATTGAGGAGGGACATATTAAAAGGTAACAATAGATTTTTGTTTTGATTGCTCATGTTGAATACGAGCATCAGAAAGTTGTTTGTCCAGTTCGGCTAATAACTGACTAACTTTCTGTATAATTTCATCTACTTTCTGCCTGTCAAGAGGTAGTAAATTTTTTTCCAGGGTGCAATCAGCTTGATAGTGAGCATGGAGATGAAAACTTATTTCATCTGTTTCTTCTTTATATTTATTGAATTGTTGAATCGCTTCTTGTAGTTTATCCCATGTTTGCTGATAATTTTGTCTGTCCCGTTCTAAGTCATTAAGAACAACTCGTAAAGGTTCATATAGCTTTGCACATTCTTCTTGGGTTAGTCTAATTAAATCTTGTGCAATTTCTTTTATCTTTAATTGCTCTTCTAGATTGCTATGCTTATAATTTTCAATCTCCACTTTAAAATGCTTTTGCTGATCTTGCAATTTTTTTAGCTCATTTTCATCTACAGAATTTTTATTCTTTAAATTTTCAATCTCTACTTTAAAATATTCTTGTTGTTCTTGCAATTGTTTTAATTCATTTTCAAGTTTAATATTTTGTTCTTTCAAATCCTCAATCTCTGAGGATTTACTTTTCACAGCTTCAGATGGTTCGTGAATCTCTGAATTTTGAACTTCTATTTCATTG encodes:
- a CDS encoding 4Fe-4S single cluster domain-containing protein, whose amino-acid sequence is MSLLNIAEICTATQTLGPGQRFAIWVQGCCFNCQNCISPDWIPMITGNLMEPKLLANMVLSTPNTEGITVSGGEPMLQAEALFELFTFLRQEQDISIICFTGFTLEQLRSKCDRNIEQVLNMIDVLIDGQYVSELNDNKGWRGSSNQVVHFLTSRYLSQANLFLERERNVEIHLRNEAALMIGIPPHNFQRAFEETIENLRGCL
- a CDS encoding TRAFAC clade GTPase domain-containing protein; amino-acid sequence: MRIVEIGHEGVGKTTFMASMYGTLQKSIEGFSLRASHVNDHNRLIKLSTDIKQKKYPTPTDQRQEYKFYLQYQNKDIFPFTWADYRGGAIRETQDSEQATLLQKDLQQADGILIFCDCQALVQRDSRKNQIGRMTALITNALKNIERPIGLAVVLTKADLVNELNEDDFKIFEGLSKAIKASTYIASMMIPVACGPEPINVELPLLFVLYIGVFIQANYLTKEINEHKQMAEYYEKQTYGFGGFVQELWDIFQGNTTYREMSQESLEKATTKYKELEPLIEPVEALKKYLSISE
- a CDS encoding TRAFAC clade GTPase domain-containing protein — encoded protein: MRIIMLGHTGVGKTTYMASLYGSMQQSIEGFRLKASELEDHRRWVDVAEQIQQGKYPALTDQRQEYNFYLRYQGKNILNFAWADYRGGAIRETKESEQAKALLQDLKTADGIMLFCDCNALAQGDSRSNQIGRMTTLVSQALRELDRPMCLAIVLTKTDLVGDFQVDLLQSFNGLISAINASDFVLGALLPIACGNQLCNVPMPLLFVLHATVAFQAATIYAGVESHAERAKSYEAQSRGFVGVADWVISKISNQETYREMVAKEKRKVVEKQREFEKIIEPAMSLYNYVQKLPLIKPDFDLYDYARLLSEIQGGVIENSVSNSDIWII
- a CDS encoding AAA family ATPase, with amino-acid sequence MTVERVTAGLNLEAGDRFIILYGANTSDQFCTPELLLRDIEWVLHRYLKSQGYQRILFFDGHRKLYFLDRESRDRCLPRRASTNPLPPKNSEMMVKPGPLGRKKRLLPNRSEPVAPTPAVSVASPPQAPSLMRDITVIPYFHTAMVEMEQLSAIVFSYAEGLANFANQQELFGRIIEWSRLPANNRNRCIFIFHYENRNGLEEFCRRHRFTYLENLLLNREQAGQSLNICRLGAPIADEIEYLIHYFRLDKEKPVDWGTIQLLSRWIAAENRQLNYWYDCFAIAKEISLAEARKQKWLSGNVSSKPGLERLQKMIGLQSVKEVVKQRAEVLKVENIRQQQGLFTEPPRLHLVFKGNPGTGKTTVARLIGEIYRDLGLLRRGHVVEVARQDLVAGYLGQTAMKTDSVIDSAVDGVLFIDEAYNLNQGPNDSFGLETINTLLKRMEDDKHRLAVIIAGYPDRISEFINSNPGLERRFRKEVLFEDYKPEELMEIFHQQISQIQGVIAPQLETALINLFTRLYEERDDKFGNAGLVQNLFQSMDELRAQRIAQNNLDFLHEPLQLDDLPAKEREISQQGVKDKDNLQQLRQKLDNMIGLLNVKQRVNELINTERANQRLKAEGYDSFSTLETRHLLFLGNPGTGKTTVARIVGEIFKALGLLKKGHFVEVGYSDLVAEYVGQTAPKIKKVIESALDGVLFIDEAYSLAESSFGLEAIDTLVPMMENQRHRLVVILAGYSLEMENFLNANSGISSRINDQIEFPDYNGTELFRIFMELCTQNKIKCPDNVANKLRETFNRMYATRNRKFGNGREVRNFYERMVRQWKNRISREHLTGEAMLTFAISDIPSLN